In the Microcoleus sp. FACHB-831 genome, ATATTTCCGGGGGGCCAGCTAAGACGGCTAAGGTGGTCAGCGAGCTAGTGGAAGGCGTTGCGATAGATCGCTATGTCAGAGTGAACGTCCAAGGCGTGGAAAAGCTAATAGACGCCTTGGGGGGTGTCACTGTGTACGTTCCAAAGGACATGAAGTATCGCGACGATACTCAGCACCTGTACATCGATCTCAAAGAGGGAAAACAACATCTAAATGGCGATCAGGCGCTGCAATTGTTGCGCTTTCGCCATGACAAGTTAGGGGATATCGGTCGAATTCAGCGACAACAATTGGTTATGAGGGCGCTGATGGAACAATCGCTGAATCCCACTACTTTGGCCAAAATGCCCAATATTCTCTCTGTGATTCAGTCGCACATTGATACCAATTTGAGTGTGGAAGAGCTGCTGGCGCTGGTTGGGTTCGGTGTTAAGACAGAGCGATCGCAAACCCAAATGTTGGTGCTGCCGGGAGATTTTAATGGAGACGGACACCGTGATGTTAGTTATTGGTTGCCCTCTCGGCGCGGCATCCAGAGGCTGATGGCTCAGTATTTTGACCAAGGGTATAGCACGCGCACGCCTGTTAATCCAGCCCGTATGAGGGTGGCTATTCAAGATAGTACGGGAAACCCGCAAGCTGTCAAAGATCTGGTTAAGACACTCACTGGCGCTGGCTACCAAAATGTTTCGGTTGACTCACCCTGGCGCGAACCTTTGAAGGTGACTCGCATTGTGGCTCAACAAGGAGATG is a window encoding:
- a CDS encoding LCP family protein, which produces MPARKNPQTSPRRPKTANPAAKKPVKTHYGRWLWLWLGLSGVAMVSATAGALLAVSLASTPLLQHKLSAEDAAVFDSDSISRSSLRLPELTRPVNILVMGIKVIASDLDNPPPETKNLSYDPLVNSFEGLTDVMLLMRFNPETQKISVLSIPRDTRVVVDGRGAVKINEANISGGPAKTAKVVSELVEGVAIDRYVRVNVQGVEKLIDALGGVTVYVPKDMKYRDDTQHLYIDLKEGKQHLNGDQALQLLRFRHDKLGDIGRIQRQQLVMRALMEQSLNPTTLAKMPNILSVIQSHIDTNLSVEELLALVGFGVKTERSQTQMLVLPGDFNGDGHRDVSYWLPSRRGIQRLMAQYFDQGYSTRTPVNPARMRVAIQDSTGNPQAVKDLVKTLTGAGYQNVSVDSPWREPLKVTRIVAQQGDDDSAKAIYRALGFGEVRVESTGNVASDVTIQLGRDWAAKSAPNSGFISR